Proteins encoded within one genomic window of Bemisia tabaci chromosome 2, PGI_BMITA_v3:
- the LOC109031832 gene encoding uncharacterized protein yields MIERFQRCPVVPVFIELHAATKKFSILEAKDVDISKFTNKEKRGRKKVNAPDIKCPCCKKKFTDKLTLIKHWLKQIKDSTEEEDEAATIDLEEGAVAAAVVALKDEPQEGPSNVDKADKAEPIDPAQNAVLPKNDYDLDTPFEDLPDFSMDDYYDNYDSDDYLPEALKKSLKKRRVEPKKQKAIKASKPHKESKALRHLNDGDRKEALYECEKCKKRFQAKGAVKKHMVKLCYVHLYGGPKITCSMCDEKFVRKNEYKRHIKLKHSMVPTFSCDFCPETYAKKSELKKHIKTHPKPWKCSFCTAAFKRKQHLINHSVKHSDVRPFVCDACGATFKLKQNLADHKKTHGNNRIYMCHVCSGTFKTVTTLYHHMKTHSDYKPFACDTCNFRFKKRHDLKKHMLTHSDVKPFVCDLCGYASKRVSDLNSHKKTVHSIFFNSSRNTHITNNTHNVMNNTSHNAGFIVGSNNAIAATANTGVLVVMNNALTVTNNSAMSEAHPNAIPEAHSSNATLMNVIPEAHNNSHNNAHAGAHSGEHNNEQNNPHNNVFSHIIFSNPYGNFVNQNGKMISL; encoded by the exons ATGATCGAACGATTCCAACGGTGCCCTGTTGTTCCTGTTTTCATTGAATT GCATGCTGCAACGAAGAAATTCTCTATCTTAGAAGCCAAGGATGTTGACATCTCAAAGTTCACCAACAAGGAGAAACGTGGGAGAAAAAAGGTAAATGCTCCTGATATTAAATGTCCCTGCTGTAAGAAAAAGTTCACTGACAAACTTACATTGATTAAACACTGGCTGAAGCAGATAAAGGATTCCACTGAGGAAGAAGATGAAGCGGCAACTATCGACCTAGAAGAAGGAGCAGTAGCTGCTGCTGTAGTGGCCCTCAAAGATGAACCTCAGGAGGGACCATCAAACGTAGATAAAGCTGATAAAGCTGAGCCTATCGATCCAGCCCAAAATGCTGTACTGCCCAAAAATGACTATGATTTGGACACACCATTTGAAGATCTCCCTGATTTCAGTATGGACGATTATTATGATAATTATGATTCGGATGACTATTTGCCAGAAGCTCTGAAAAAGAGTTTAAAGAAACGAAGGGTTGAGCCAAAAAAACAGAAAGCTATCAAAGCTTCAAAACCACACAAAGAGTCGAAAGCGCTGCGTCACCTCAATGATGGTGATAGAAAAGAGGCCCTTTACGAATGTGAGAAATGTAAAAAACGGTTCCAAGCAAAAGGTGCAGTCAAAAAACACATGGTAAAACTCTGTTATGTGCATCTTTATGGAGGACCGAAAATTACCTGTTCGATGTGTGATGAGAAATTTGTGCGGAAAAACGAGTACAAGAGACACATCAAGTTGAAACACAGCATGGTGCCAACGTTTTCTTGCGACTTCTGTCCAGAAACTTATGCTAAGAAGTCAGAACTGAAGAAGCATATCAAGACGCATCCGAAACCGTGGAAATGCAGTTTCTGCACAGCTGCATTTAAAAGGAAACAACACTTAATAAATCACAGTGTAAAACACTCAGATGTGAGACCATTTGTTTGTGATGCATGCGGGGCAACATTCAAACTGAAGCAAAATCTGGCTGATCACAAGAAAACACACGGCAACAACAGAATCTACATGTGTCATGTTTGCAGTGGGACATTCAAGACTGTCACCACTCTTTATCACCACATGAAGACACACTCAGATTACAAACCTTTTGCCTGTGACACATGCAATTTCAGGTTCAAAAAGAGGCATGATTTGAAGAAACACATGCTCACTCACTCAGATGTCAAACCGTTTGTGTGTGACCTTTGCGGCTATGCCTCTAAACGAGTTAGTGACTTGAACTCACACAAGAAAACAGTgcactcaatatttttcaatagttCTCGCAATACGCACATCACAAATAACACTCACAACGTGATGAATAACACTTCTCACAACGCAGGTTTCATTGTTGGCAGCAATAATGCTATTGCAGCAACAGCAAACACTGGTGTACTGGTGGTGATGAATAATGCTCTTACTGTGACGAATAACAGTGCAATGTCAGAAGCACATCCCAATGCCATCCCTGAAGCTCACAGCAGCAATGCCACTCTCATGAATGTGATTCCAGAGGCCCACAACAACTCCCACAACAATGCGCACGCAGGTGCTCACAGTGGCGAGCATAACAACGAGCAAAACAACCCCCATAACAATGTTTTCAGTCATATAATATTCAGTAACCCTTATGGCAACTTTGTCAACCAGAATGGAAAAATGATCAGTCTATAA
- the dUTPase gene encoding deoxyuridine 5'-triphosphate nucleotidohydrolase: MPENQETLKFAKLTEKAFAPVKGSDKAAGYDLKSAYDYVIPAHGKELVKTDLQIELPSECYGRIAPRSGLAWKNHIDVGAGVIDEDYRGNIGVVVFNHSDEPFEVKAGDRIAQLICQRISYPVLKEVQNLDGTERGEKGFGSTGKN, from the exons ATGCCTGAAAATCAAGAAACACTGAAATTCGCCAAGTTAACAGAGAAGGCATTCGCACCTGTGAAAGGATCAGACAAAGCAGCCGGTTACGATCTCAAAAG TGCTTATGATTATGTGATTCCTGCACACGGCAAGGAGCTTGTCAAAACCGATTTGCAAATTGAGCTTCCCTCTGAATGCTATGGCAGAATTGCTCCACGGTCTGGTTTGGCGTGGAAAAATCACATCGATGTTGGAg cggGTGTTATTGATGAGGATTACAGAGGAAATATCGGAGTTGTCGTCTTCAATCACTCAGACGAACCCTTCGAAGTCAAAGCTGGCGATAGAATTGCACAACTAATTTGTCAAAGGATCTCCTATCCAGTCTTGAAAGAAGTACAG AACCTTGATGGCACAGAGCGAGGCGAAAAAGGATTTGGCTCCACAGGAAAGAACTGA
- the LOC109031851 gene encoding protein tumorous imaginal discs, mitochondrial — MVAFFLSFVQLTSKVSMASAGKLLKLFPRTSSNYLFSFNPIANIKYRHDCSKCFSVKFCHITPHRSKVFVFQHQRSLFHTSSRLMKRDYYEVLGISKKASAKEVKRAYYELAKKYHPDSNKSDPNASKKFQEATEAYEVLSDDTKRKQYDQWGSTSEQMGGMGGPGPGAGAGPGAGNFNSWNFSSMNPEDIFRKIFGDQFRGDEDFGDSDSDFGVNTAQEIIMKLTFAQSVRGCNKDIVLNVTDTCPRCQGKRSEPGTKPVKCTQCNGTGMEVVNSGPFMVRSTCRRCHGAKVHNPYPCTECEGKGTVNQRKKITVPVPAGVDDGQTVRMVVGRKELFITFRIERSDYFRREGADIYTDAVISISQAVLGGNIRVRGVYEDQNILIAPGTSSHTKVRLSGKGLKKVNVNGYGDHYINLRVQAPKQLSDKQKALMQAYAELEDTTEGTVHGFVITKDGGKQCVAEPQFLLQRIKNALDDKDNQDIMGEKVKTSNS, encoded by the coding sequence ATggttgctttttttttatctttcgtACAATTAACCTCTAAAGTAAGCATGGCGAGTGCTGGTAAACTACTCAAACTATTTCCGCGGACAAGTTCTAATTACCTGTTTAGTTTTAATCCCATTGCTAATATTAAGTATCGTCATGACTGTTCAAAGTGCTTCAGTGTTAAATTTTGTCACATTACTCCTCATAGGAGTAAAGTATTTGTGTTCCAACATCAACGCTCCCTCTTCCACACTAGTTCTCGTTTAATGAAAAGAGACTATTATGAAGTTCTTGGAATCTCTAAGAAAGCCTCCGCCAAAGAAGTGAAGAGGGCTTATTATGAATTAGCCAAAAAATATCATCCAGATTCAAACAAAAGTGATCCTAATGCAAGTAAGAAGTTTCAAGAAGCGACGGAGGCGTACGAAGTGCTGAGCGATGATACCAAACGAAAACAGTACGATCAGTGGGGCTCAACATCTGAACAAATGGGTGGAATGGGTGGACCTGGACCAGGAGCTGGTGCAGGTCCAGGTGCAGGTAACTTTAATAGTTGGAATTTCTCATCAATGAATCCGGAGGACATATTTCGTAAGATCTTCGGTGACCAATTTCGCGGTGACGAGGATTTTGGTGATTCCGACTCAGACTTTGGTGTAAACACAGCTCAAGAAATCATCATGAAACTTACTTTTGCGCAGTCAGTGCGTGGTTGCAATAAAGACATTGTGTTAAATGTGACTGATACATGTCCAAGGTGCCAGGGAAAGCGAAGTGAACCAGGAACCAAACCTGTTAAGTGTACTCAGTGTAACGGAACAGGAATGGAGGTTGTCAACTCTGGTCCATTTATGGTCCGCTCCACTTGCAGACGGTGTCATGGTGCCAAGGTTCATAACCCATACCCATGCACAGAGTGTGAAGGCAAAGGAACGGTCAaccaaagaaagaaaattaccgTGCCTGTACCAGCTGGAGTTGACGACGGTCAAACCGTTAGGATGGTAGTTGGTCGCAAAGAACTGTTTATTACTTTTAGAATTGAGAGATCTGACTACTTTCGAAGAGAAGGTGCTGACATTTACACGGATGCTGTCATCTCAATTTCACAAGCTGTTCTGGGTGGTAACATTCGTGTCAGGGGTGTTTATGAAGACCAAAATATCTTGATAGCCCCTGGAACATCCTCACACACCAAAGTCCGGCTCTCGGGTAAAGGATTAAAGAAAGTCAATGTCAACGGTTATGGGGATCACTATATTAATTTAAGGGTTCAAGCACCAAAACAGCTAAGTGACAAACAGAAAGCTTTGATGCAGGCATATGCAGAACTGGAAGATACAACTGAAGGGACTGTTCATGGCTTTGTGATTACAAAAGATGGTGGTAAGCAGTGCGTTGCAGAACCGCAATTTTTGTTACAGCGAATAAAGAATGCCCTCGATGACAAAGATAATCAGGATATCATgggtgaaaaagtaaaaactagTAATTCATAG
- the LOC109031856 gene encoding uncharacterized protein encodes MSLVPVNKRRDTIDSATFNCERCLRSNKTNTVKQYYVNLNTTVSMCTICKGSYLKENEVIVNQSVQRSVSLQSFQKSSILPFLLKEAPDKNFTEQEAKEILDSAFQSYKRSRMREDAKLNDFFALVSQLLPSHASHFPTHNPGTVATVEANELKNNDKEDVFYFSNGSLLPKAEVTDDDIEAAITALSCNNRNSPQINYDDLRDIDSFLEYSAKLEETLPILGGEHLDSPIYLNKIDQALSDINNTNNAIKISVNMEELQKRLAPPVAETPSKIDEHRVKKVGRFLAKTSVRPRDLLHKAHGLHVWKEGNGKLPLSKLSKSLGKITSAAKNEIVSSLKVKPDISSASNKGKKKGKRGSKDASGFSWPHDFDQDFTSQPNDEPNAENWKMFKGFEFTEFKTEALANQCRSRGKPKKKIDPKRKSATMILYEKLKERNKVS; translated from the exons ATGTCGCTGGTACCTGTCAACAAGCGAAGAGACACTATTGACAGTGCAACGTTCAATTGTGAAAGATGTCTTCGTAGCAACAAGACCAACACTGTCAAGCAATATTATGTGAACTTGAACACAACAGTTAGCATGTGCAccatttgcaag GGCTCATACTTAAAGGAAAATGAAGTCATTGTCAATCAGTCTGTTCAaagatcagtgtctcttcagAGCTTTCAAAAATCATCAATTCTAC CTTTTCTCCTAAAAGAAGCAcctgacaaaaatttcacggaacagGAAGCCAAGGAAATATTAGATTCAGCCTTTCAAAGCTACAAACGATCACGAATGCGAGAAGATGCCAAGCTGAATGACTTCTTTGCCCTCGTGAGTCAACTCCTCCCCAGTCATGCAAGTCACTTCCCCACCCATAACCCAGGCACTGTAGCAACAGTGGAGGCTAATGAATTGAAAAACAATGACAAAGAGGATGTTTTCTACTTTAGTAATGGCTCATTGTTGCCTAAAGCTGAAGTAACAGATGATGACATTGAGGCAGCAATAACTGCCCTATCCTGCAACAACCGTAACTCACCACAAATAAATTATGATGACCTTCGAGATATTGATTCATTCCTAGAATATTCAGCGAAACTCGAAGAAACGCTGCCTATTTTAGGTGGTGAACACCTTGATTCACCCATTTACCTGAATAAAATTGACCAAGCTCTCAGTGACATAAACAATACTAATAATGCTATTAAGATCAGTGTCAATATGGAGGAATTGCAAAAACGTTTGGCACCTCCAGTAGCAGAAACTCCCAGCAAGATAGATGAACACAGAGTGAAAAAAGTGGGAAGATTCCTAGCCAAAACTAGCGTCCGACCACGTGACTTGCTCCATAAAGCTCATGGGCTGCACGTATGGAAAGAAGGAAACGGGAAATTGCCTCTCTCGAAATTGAGTAAGAGCCTCGGTAAAATAACTTCGGCTGccaaaaatgaaattgtcaGCAGTCTGAAGGTTAAACCAGACATTTCCTCTGCTTCAAATAAGGGTAAGAAAAAGGGTAAGCGTGGAAGTAAAGATGCTAGTGGTTTCTCGTGGCCACATGATTTTGACCAAGACTTTACGTCGCAGCCAAATGATGAACCTAATGCAGAAAACTGgaagatgttcaaaggatttGAATTCACGGAATTCAAAACTGAAGCCCTTGCGAATCAATGCAGGAGCAGAGgaaaaccaaagaaaaagaTTGACCCCAAAAGGAAAAGTGCTACCATGATTCTTTATGAAAAGCTCAAGGAAAGGAATAAGGTGTCCTAG